The Bacteroidales bacterium genome has a segment encoding these proteins:
- a CDS encoding HAMP domain-containing sensor histidine kinase: MNKTLHKLNRRSILIRIFTVIVAFSLSLILFILAFWAIFLNQPNPVYAHIHLAITLVILVTVGSFVVSFLIRKILKPLSIIREGVENAGKGDFNQKITLKSQDEFGVLADAYNKMTEDLKKMIQSREQLLSDVSHELRTPITRARLALEMMQDSAYKESILGDLKEMEIMITDILESERLRNGSHAALIKPENLSELLKKVVDYYKGNKRLVVFPVDSQIMIQADSSLMMTVFRNIIDNSFKYSHEPDPVEVSVIRADQYVTIKIEDNGIGVPEEKLSFIFEPFFRVDQSRSRATGGYGLGLHLCKKIMDLNKAEIKVENKKNGPGLIVQLIFPA, encoded by the coding sequence ATGAATAAAACACTGCATAAACTCAACAGGAGATCCATATTGATCAGGATTTTTACGGTGATTGTCGCCTTTTCACTGAGCCTGATCCTTTTTATACTGGCATTCTGGGCCATTTTTCTGAACCAGCCAAACCCGGTGTATGCCCACATTCACCTTGCTATTACGCTGGTTATACTTGTAACGGTGGGTTCCTTTGTGGTATCTTTCCTGATCCGCAAAATCCTGAAACCGCTTTCCATTATAAGAGAGGGAGTAGAGAATGCCGGCAAAGGAGATTTTAACCAAAAGATAACACTAAAGAGCCAGGATGAATTTGGTGTTTTGGCCGATGCTTACAATAAAATGACTGAAGATTTGAAAAAGATGATCCAATCACGGGAACAATTACTTTCCGATGTAAGTCATGAATTGCGGACACCGATCACAAGAGCCAGGCTGGCCCTGGAAATGATGCAGGATAGTGCGTATAAGGAATCCATTCTGGGAGATTTAAAGGAAATGGAAATTATGATCACTGACATCCTGGAATCAGAAAGGTTGAGGAATGGATCGCATGCGGCTCTTATAAAACCCGAAAACCTGTCAGAATTATTAAAGAAAGTGGTGGATTACTATAAGGGAAATAAAAGATTGGTGGTATTTCCGGTAGACAGTCAGATTATGATTCAGGCAGACAGTTCATTAATGATGACCGTATTCCGTAATATTATAGACAATTCATTTAAATATTCTCATGAGCCGGATCCTGTTGAAGTCAGTGTTATCCGCGCAGATCAGTATGTTACCATTAAGATAGAAGATAACGGTATCGGCGTACCTGAAGAAAAACTGTCGTTTATTTTTGAGCCGTTTTTCAGGGTTGATCAATCACGCTCAAGGGCAACCGGAGGGTATGGACTGGGATTGCATCTTTGCAAAAAAATCATGGATCTGAATAAGGCTGAGATTAAAGTCGAGAATAAAAAGAATGGCCCCGGACTGATCGTACAATTGATATTTCCAGCCTGA
- the adhE gene encoding bifunctional acetaldehyde-CoA/alcohol dehydrogenase → MKTAGKIQLEEPKVIAALDENQIHANAFEEIENTIQSVVKAQKIFRTFTQKQVDEIFRKAAFAAADNRIRLAKMAVEETGMGVVEDKVIKNHFASEYIYNKYKDEKTVGLIEEDLTFGIRKYAEPIGVIAGIVPTTNPTSTAIFKALICLKTRNGIIFSPHPRAAKSTIEAAKVVLKAAVEAGAPEGIIGWIDNPTVAASQYLMHHRDLNMILATGGPGMVKAAYSSGIPAIGVGAGNTPAIIDETANLKMAVSSVLMSKTFDNGMICASEQSIIVVQQVYDTVKRLLMENNAYLLNEDEKTRVGKCIVNNGHLNAAIVGQPAYKIAEMAGIELPKDTKVLVGETQSVDFSEPFAYEKLSPVLALYKASDFAEAEVLATKLVKFGGIGHTSVLYTNPLNKERIDSFSSLVKTGRLLINMPASQGAIGDIYNFRLEPSLTLGCGSWGGNSVSENVGVKHLINVKTNAERRENMLWLRMPEKLYFKTGCLPVALQDLAGKHRAFVVTDKPIYDLGYADRVIQHLGDMHIESNVFFEVEPDPTLATVRKGLSRMMSFQPDVILAIGGGSAMDAAKIMWLMYEHPELEFEGMALRFMDIRKRIYAFPELGKKAIMVSIPTTSGTGSEVTPFAVVTDEKTGIKYPIADYSLTPNIAIIDPEFVMTMPAKLAAWSGIDALTHAIEAMASVYATEFTNPYALEAARLLFKYLPASVNEGAANTKAKEKVHYAATLAGIAFANAFLGVCHSMAHKLGSEFHLSHGLANALLINEVIRFNATNAPRKQAIFPQYKYPDAIQRYARMADYLGLKGNTPEEKVGALIEAIEGLKKSIGIPASIKEAGVPEKEFFEKADKLAELAFDDQCTGANPRYPSIGEIKELYLKAYSKE, encoded by the coding sequence ATGAAAACAGCAGGTAAAATTCAGTTGGAAGAGCCAAAAGTGATTGCCGCTCTTGATGAAAACCAGATCCATGCAAACGCATTCGAAGAAATTGAAAACACGATCCAATCCGTTGTTAAAGCTCAGAAAATATTCAGAACCTTCACACAGAAGCAGGTCGACGAAATATTCCGCAAAGCTGCTTTTGCAGCTGCTGATAACCGGATTAGACTGGCTAAAATGGCGGTTGAGGAAACCGGGATGGGTGTTGTGGAAGACAAAGTGATCAAGAATCATTTTGCTTCTGAATACATCTATAACAAATATAAAGATGAGAAAACAGTTGGCCTGATTGAAGAGGACCTGACTTTCGGAATCCGGAAATATGCTGAGCCAATAGGCGTAATCGCAGGGATTGTTCCAACAACAAATCCCACTTCCACTGCAATTTTTAAAGCACTTATCTGTTTGAAAACCCGGAATGGAATCATTTTCTCACCCCATCCCCGTGCTGCCAAATCAACCATTGAGGCTGCGAAGGTAGTACTGAAGGCTGCTGTTGAGGCCGGTGCACCTGAAGGGATAATCGGATGGATTGATAATCCCACAGTTGCAGCATCACAATACCTGATGCACCATCGCGATCTGAATATGATACTGGCAACCGGCGGTCCCGGAATGGTCAAAGCCGCCTATTCATCAGGCATACCTGCCATTGGTGTCGGAGCAGGTAATACTCCTGCAATCATTGATGAAACCGCAAATCTAAAAATGGCAGTCAGTTCGGTTCTGATGTCGAAAACATTCGATAATGGCATGATTTGCGCATCGGAACAGTCGATCATTGTTGTTCAGCAGGTTTATGATACGGTTAAAAGGCTGCTTATGGAAAACAATGCGTATTTGCTGAACGAGGACGAAAAAACAAGGGTAGGGAAGTGCATTGTGAATAATGGTCACCTGAATGCTGCCATTGTTGGGCAGCCTGCATATAAAATTGCTGAAATGGCAGGTATCGAGCTGCCCAAAGATACAAAGGTTCTCGTGGGTGAAACTCAATCGGTTGACTTCAGCGAGCCTTTCGCTTATGAAAAACTATCCCCTGTGCTGGCACTTTATAAAGCATCTGATTTTGCCGAAGCCGAAGTGCTGGCTACCAAACTTGTAAAATTCGGAGGCATTGGTCATACCTCGGTTCTTTATACCAATCCCTTGAATAAGGAGAGAATTGATTCATTCAGTTCGCTTGTAAAGACAGGAAGATTGCTGATCAATATGCCGGCATCACAGGGCGCCATCGGCGACATCTATAATTTCAGGCTTGAACCGTCGCTTACGTTGGGTTGCGGATCATGGGGCGGCAATTCGGTAAGTGAAAACGTAGGTGTAAAGCACCTGATCAATGTGAAAACAAATGCAGAAAGAAGGGAAAATATGCTGTGGCTGAGGATGCCCGAAAAACTGTATTTCAAAACAGGCTGCCTGCCTGTGGCGTTGCAGGACCTGGCTGGCAAACACAGGGCATTTGTTGTCACCGATAAGCCCATTTATGACCTGGGCTATGCAGACAGGGTAATTCAGCATCTAGGTGATATGCATATTGAATCGAATGTATTTTTTGAAGTGGAACCTGATCCTACGCTGGCCACGGTCAGAAAAGGCCTTTCAAGGATGATGTCGTTCCAGCCCGATGTAATTTTGGCTATTGGCGGAGGTTCTGCCATGGATGCCGCAAAGATCATGTGGCTGATGTATGAACACCCGGAGCTTGAATTTGAGGGTATGGCCCTCCGCTTCATGGATATCCGCAAAAGGATCTATGCTTTCCCTGAACTTGGCAAAAAAGCAATCATGGTTTCAATACCTACCACTTCAGGTACAGGCTCTGAGGTCACTCCTTTTGCGGTTGTAACCGACGAAAAAACAGGTATTAAGTACCCGATTGCCGACTACTCGCTTACACCGAATATTGCCATCATCGATCCGGAATTTGTAATGACGATGCCTGCAAAACTGGCTGCATGGTCGGGTATTGATGCGCTCACCCATGCCATTGAAGCGATGGCTTCGGTATATGCCACCGAATTTACAAATCCCTATGCCCTTGAAGCAGCCAGGTTGTTATTTAAATACCTCCCGGCTTCTGTAAACGAAGGCGCTGCCAATACAAAAGCAAAGGAGAAAGTTCATTACGCCGCCACACTTGCCGGTATTGCCTTTGCAAATGCGTTCCTCGGAGTCTGTCACTCAATGGCCCACAAACTGGGATCGGAGTTTCACCTGTCGCACGGCCTTGCCAATGCCCTCCTCATAAATGAAGTTATCCGGTTCAATGCCACCAACGCACCCCGTAAGCAGGCTATTTTCCCGCAATATAAATACCCCGATGCCATACAGCGTTATGCAAGAATGGCCGATTACCTGGGACTCAAAGGCAATACTCCCGAAGAAAAAGTCGGGGCGCTTATTGAAGCTATTGAAGGACTTAAGAAATCGATTGGTATACCCGCAAGTATTAAGGAAGCCGGAGTTCCTGAAAAGGAATTTTTTGAGAAAGCCGATAAGTTGGCTGAGCTTGCTTTTGACGATCAGTGTACCGGTGCTAATCCCCGTTATCCTTCAATCGGAGAAATTAAAGAATTGTATTTAAAAGCTTATAGTAAAGAGTAA
- a CDS encoding ABC transporter permease, with translation MNRKEILKSSIRILKRNKMRTFFMSLGIIISIASLVLTITLGKSFQKQITDRARVYLGSNSVVIMAQRMKLEGRPMESDLISSLTIEDLKAVAEQVPAVEMYDPVQFVNNCEIIAGNRSMSTNVKGSSVTGELVWNRGTVKGEYFNPNDEASSARVALIGPDIAATLFGESDPVGETIRINGVAFVIKGVLASKGVDPHGNNLDLDIIVPVTTLMKRLTNVDYIRLGKFVMRNDANLDEAVKSIAAVLRERHNIGNGNEDDFMIITPEFVKQKISEMTRIFNVFLPLISLIALIASCIVIAVLMLISVNERIPEVGLRKATGARFRDILFQFTFEAALTSLMGGILGILLGLAGFTLVSIKMKVPFEPSLLIFAGGFILPVLAGIISGIIPARKAARYNPVEALR, from the coding sequence ATGAACCGCAAAGAAATATTGAAAAGCAGCATCCGCATTCTGAAACGGAATAAAATGAGGACTTTCTTTATGTCGCTCGGGATCATTATATCAATTGCCAGCCTTGTATTGACAATTACACTGGGCAAAAGCTTTCAGAAGCAAATTACCGACAGGGCCAGGGTATATCTTGGATCAAACAGTGTAGTGATCATGGCTCAAAGGATGAAACTTGAAGGTCGGCCCATGGAATCAGACCTTATATCTTCACTCACCATTGAGGATCTGAAGGCAGTTGCTGAACAGGTTCCAGCAGTCGAAATGTATGATCCGGTACAATTTGTAAATAATTGCGAAATCATTGCGGGTAACCGCAGCATGTCAACCAATGTGAAAGGCAGTTCTGTTACAGGCGAATTGGTCTGGAACCGGGGTACAGTGAAAGGAGAATACTTTAATCCGAATGATGAAGCATCCTCTGCCAGGGTTGCTCTTATAGGACCTGATATTGCGGCTACCTTGTTCGGTGAATCCGATCCTGTAGGCGAGACTATCAGGATAAATGGTGTAGCCTTTGTCATTAAAGGCGTTCTGGCCTCAAAAGGTGTTGATCCGCATGGTAATAACCTCGACCTGGATATCATTGTGCCTGTAACTACGTTAATGAAACGACTTACCAATGTGGATTATATCAGGCTCGGGAAATTTGTGATGCGGAATGATGCCAATCTGGATGAAGCGGTAAAGAGTATTGCCGCTGTATTAAGAGAACGGCATAACATCGGTAACGGAAATGAAGATGATTTTATGATCATTACTCCTGAATTTGTGAAACAAAAGATCAGTGAAATGACAAGGATCTTCAATGTTTTTCTGCCGCTGATTTCCCTTATAGCGCTTATTGCTTCATGCATTGTTATTGCAGTACTTATGCTGATATCGGTTAATGAGCGTATTCCTGAAGTAGGTCTGCGCAAAGCTACCGGAGCACGTTTCAGGGATATACTGTTTCAGTTTACTTTTGAAGCAGCTCTTACTTCCCTGATGGGTGGTATTTTAGGAATTTTACTGGGTTTGGCGGGTTTCACCCTCGTAAGCATCAAAATGAAAGTCCCCTTCGAACCTTCGTTGCTGATTTTTGCCGGTGGTTTTATTTTACCCGTACTGGCAGGAATTATTTCGGGAATTATTCCTGCAAGGAAAGCAGCAAGATACAATCCGGTTGAAGCATTGAGATAA
- a CDS encoding response regulator transcription factor, producing MSTLKKILVIDDDEKLNQLLTSYLSGFGFSVTSCLHPAAGIKASLTDFPDLIILDIMLPDMDGFQVCREIRKKSSVPVIMLTARGDITDRIVGLEIGADDYLPKPFEPRELLARIQTVLRRANGTIMPDASLKFQDIEIIPSRQQVILKGIDLEMTTMEFQLLLLFVEKRGRIVTRDMIMETLRGSDWLAYDRSIDVAVSRLRQKLQDDPKSPRFIKTIWGTGYMFIGHE from the coding sequence ATCAGCACATTAAAAAAAATACTCGTAATTGATGATGATGAAAAGCTCAACCAGCTTTTAACCAGTTATCTGTCAGGTTTCGGATTTTCTGTCACATCCTGCCTTCACCCGGCTGCCGGAATTAAGGCATCACTGACCGATTTTCCCGATCTGATCATCCTGGATATCATGCTCCCGGACATGGATGGATTCCAGGTTTGCAGGGAGATCAGGAAAAAATCATCTGTGCCGGTTATTATGCTTACGGCAAGGGGCGATATAACCGACCGGATTGTTGGTTTGGAAATCGGCGCCGATGATTACCTTCCGAAACCATTTGAACCCAGGGAATTGCTTGCGAGAATACAAACTGTCCTGAGACGGGCAAACGGAACCATAATGCCGGATGCATCACTTAAATTTCAGGATATTGAAATTATTCCGTCGCGCCAGCAGGTCATTTTAAAAGGAATCGATCTGGAAATGACAACGATGGAATTTCAGTTACTGTTGTTATTTGTTGAAAAAAGGGGACGCATTGTAACACGCGATATGATCATGGAAACCCTCCGTGGGAGCGACTGGCTTGCTTATGACAGGTCAATTGACGTGGCTGTCAGCCGGCTCAGGCAAAAATTACAGGATGATCCGAAATCGCCCCGTTTTATCAAAACAATCTGGGGAACAGGATATATGTTCATTGGTCATGAATAA
- a CDS encoding ABC transporter ATP-binding protein produces MIQLKNVSKMYGNAGMKPVYALQDVSLVIEQGEFIAITGPSGSGKSTLMNILGILDKPTSGQYYFENREINTLGEDDMASIRNKKIGFVFQKFHLLPRTTAVENVELPLIYTDKKNIRKLAWQSLEKVGLSDRALHKANQLSGGQQQRVAIARALVNEPDIIFADEPTGNLDKASGEEIMDILTSLNKAGKTVVVITHDRSIAAYAKRTIQITDGMLTREIN; encoded by the coding sequence ATGATACAGCTAAAGAATGTAAGTAAAATGTATGGAAATGCCGGAATGAAGCCGGTATATGCCCTGCAGGATGTCAGTCTTGTCATAGAACAGGGAGAATTCATTGCAATCACCGGTCCGTCGGGATCCGGAAAATCAACACTGATGAACATTTTGGGTATCCTTGATAAGCCCACATCAGGTCAGTATTATTTTGAGAACCGGGAAATAAACACTCTCGGTGAAGATGATATGGCTTCAATAAGGAATAAAAAGATTGGTTTTGTCTTTCAGAAATTCCATTTGCTGCCGCGAACGACTGCAGTTGAAAATGTTGAACTGCCATTGATTTATACTGATAAGAAAAACATCAGAAAACTTGCCTGGCAATCTCTTGAAAAAGTAGGATTGTCTGACCGTGCTTTACACAAAGCGAATCAGCTTTCAGGTGGTCAACAGCAGCGGGTTGCAATTGCCCGGGCTCTTGTAAATGAACCGGATATCATTTTTGCCGATGAGCCCACCGGTAATCTCGATAAGGCATCGGGAGAAGAAATCATGGATATCCTGACTTCACTGAATAAAGCAGGCAAAACGGTGGTTGTGATCACACATGACAGAAGTATTGCTGCATACGCAAAGCGTACTATTCAAATTACAGATGGAATGCTAACCAGGGAAATCAATTAA
- a CDS encoding ABC transporter permease, producing the protein MRLKRIIGVAARQIQINSGRSLLASVALSVGIAAVMIMVAWGNGAKKETIRQLEAMGTNLITINPAKITNAVKRKDSTDRITTLKLKDCDAIRTGCKRVSEVVPSVSGTAKVKSGNATAKYMINGTGDGYFELRNLEIKYGALFTMDDNVFSRRVVVLGNLVSQSLFGDENPVGKIVLIGKVPFTVSGVLKGKGIDADGANLDAQLLIPVNTALRRVFNSDYLNQIFVEVSEKSFLPDAEKDITEILRVSHRLTARQKEDDFILSNQLTAIETSEKSARSFTRLITGVSLLALVIGGTGILAVMLLSIKSRNVEIGLRISAGAKRKDIVVQFLAESAFLGLAGGITGVILGLMTAGIILVFSSWQISISFQSVLISLLFSLFTGVIFGVIPARKAAGANPITALQKE; encoded by the coding sequence ATGAGACTTAAAAGGATTATCGGGGTAGCCGCCAGGCAAATTCAGATTAACAGCGGAAGATCATTGTTGGCATCCGTCGCCTTATCTGTAGGAATAGCGGCCGTTATGATCATGGTTGCCTGGGGAAACGGTGCAAAAAAGGAAACCATCCGGCAGTTGGAAGCCATGGGGACCAACCTGATTACAATAAATCCCGCAAAAATCACCAATGCAGTTAAAAGGAAAGATTCAACAGACAGGATCACAACCTTGAAGTTAAAGGACTGTGATGCTATTCGCACCGGGTGCAAACGGGTGAGTGAAGTAGTTCCTTCGGTTTCAGGAACAGCAAAAGTCAAATCCGGAAATGCCACCGCAAAATACATGATAAACGGAACAGGTGATGGATATTTTGAATTAAGAAATCTTGAAATTAAGTATGGCGCGCTCTTTACAATGGATGATAATGTATTCAGCAGAAGAGTTGTTGTTTTAGGCAACCTTGTGAGTCAAAGTCTTTTTGGTGATGAGAATCCTGTTGGAAAAATAGTCCTTATCGGGAAAGTCCCTTTCACTGTAAGCGGTGTTTTAAAAGGTAAAGGCATTGATGCAGACGGAGCTAACCTGGACGCACAGCTTTTAATTCCTGTTAACACCGCTTTACGCCGTGTATTCAATTCAGATTATCTCAATCAGATTTTTGTTGAGGTAAGCGAAAAATCATTTTTACCCGATGCCGAAAAGGATATAACAGAAATACTAAGGGTAAGCCACCGGTTAACAGCCCGACAAAAGGAGGACGATTTTATACTCAGCAACCAGCTGACTGCTATTGAGACAAGTGAAAAATCAGCACGGTCATTCACAAGGCTCATAACCGGGGTATCGTTGCTCGCCCTGGTGATAGGGGGAACCGGTATCCTGGCAGTTATGCTTCTTTCAATAAAAAGCAGGAATGTTGAAATCGGATTACGGATCTCCGCAGGGGCAAAACGTAAGGACATCGTAGTCCAGTTTCTCGCCGAATCCGCATTTTTAGGTCTTGCAGGGGGGATTACCGGTGTGATTCTCGGATTAATGACGGCGGGAATTATTCTTGTATTTTCATCCTGGCAGATTTCCATTTCATTTCAATCGGTTTTGATTTCATTGCTTTTTTCTTTGTTTACAGGTGTGATCTTTGGGGTAATTCCGGCTCGCAAGGCAGCCGGTGCGAACCCGATAACAGCCTTACAAAAAGAATAG
- a CDS encoding TolC family protein, producing the protein MMKGILILTLIFPGFIMRVTPQAVTLEQCIDSALLWNPMIKEASNKAELSGASVNLARSAKYLSVYTENKAGYSSEYRSGNNYETASAGLFGEQLLWQKNKAGFSIEQARKIEVASKADLEAQIQEISLAVKLAYFSCIEQQWLFNIAGENVARAGLFVDYAKERFKSGSGKKSDILKAESDFSEALYDRNAFLNSLWRSRNELSMLSGIPVTRLTVLDTTWIEEPRNPGETISISSVLQNTGLNQYPEYRSVMSLVSAQQAKVNQARSDHYPALFLNGGYQWAYNPVLKNKDAWSATLTLRWNLFKGREIHYQVQSETIRKSILVNQAEQLKAEYMKELTNREISLNEAAEQIRLTGNLILTTTANLETATAEFIAGTGSMLELVDARVAHLQARQKEVGAITEYCMAAARLERLTGNTIQNK; encoded by the coding sequence ATGATGAAAGGAATTCTGATACTGACTCTGATATTTCCCGGTTTTATTATGCGGGTCACTCCCCAGGCAGTCACCCTGGAACAGTGCATCGATTCTGCCCTGTTATGGAATCCTATGATAAAAGAAGCTTCCAATAAAGCAGAATTATCCGGAGCTTCTGTAAACCTGGCCCGATCGGCAAAATATTTATCTGTATATACCGAAAACAAGGCCGGGTACTCAAGTGAATACAGGTCGGGAAATAATTATGAAACAGCTTCTGCCGGCTTGTTTGGCGAGCAGCTTCTGTGGCAGAAAAATAAAGCGGGGTTTTCAATTGAACAGGCCAGGAAGATCGAAGTTGCGTCAAAGGCTGACCTGGAGGCTCAGATACAGGAAATCAGCCTTGCCGTAAAACTGGCATATTTCTCATGTATTGAACAGCAATGGCTTTTCAATATTGCAGGCGAAAATGTTGCCCGGGCAGGTCTTTTTGTTGATTATGCAAAGGAGCGCTTCAAATCCGGGTCCGGAAAGAAGTCTGATATACTGAAGGCTGAGAGTGATTTTTCAGAAGCGCTGTACGACCGGAATGCTTTTTTAAATTCACTCTGGCGTTCAAGGAACGAACTTTCAATGCTCTCGGGCATTCCGGTTACCCGGTTAACTGTTCTCGACACAACCTGGATCGAAGAGCCCCGGAATCCAGGTGAGACAATATCCATCTCTTCAGTACTGCAAAATACAGGCCTGAATCAGTATCCTGAATACAGGTCCGTCATGAGCCTGGTTTCCGCTCAGCAGGCCAAGGTTAACCAGGCCCGTTCAGATCACTATCCCGCGCTCTTCCTGAATGGCGGGTATCAGTGGGCTTACAATCCTGTATTAAAAAATAAGGATGCATGGTCTGCAACTCTTACTTTACGATGGAACCTCTTTAAAGGAAGGGAAATTCACTACCAGGTACAATCTGAAACTATCCGGAAATCAATTCTTGTAAACCAGGCGGAGCAATTAAAAGCGGAATACATGAAAGAATTAACCAACCGGGAGATAAGCCTGAATGAGGCCGCTGAGCAAATCCGGCTTACGGGCAACCTGATTCTGACAACGACAGCCAACCTGGAAACCGCCACAGCCGAATTTATTGCCGGAACGGGATCAATGCTCGAACTGGTGGATGCCAGGGTGGCACATCTTCAGGCCAGGCAAAAGGAAGTAGGAGCGATTACGGAGTATTGCATGGCTGCGGCACGCCTTGAAAGATTAACAGGTAATACAATTCAAAATAAATAA
- a CDS encoding efflux RND transporter periplasmic adaptor subunit, which produces MKGAFKIIQVFGLITLLFSCSAKNDDLTFETTEVKKRDVVTSIVATGIVKPKVGAEVRVGSRVSGIVKKLYVKNGDLVQKGKLLAVLDDAELLARLNLEEANLQMAKTNQEYAKKEMVRVKGLVDKEFTSEQSWDDLVKKYDVSSAQVKSQQAMVDYARTQLGFTKIYAPISGVISAVNTQEGETVAAAFAAPVFVSIINPARIEIRAYVDETDIGRVETGQLATFTVDTYPGYDFKGKVSAIYPKAEIRDNVVNYIAIIEIDSAKGKQLRPEMTAYVTLITETVRNALAIPNNLISRQGEEAAVYVLEDNHPVLRKIKTGTRGNQLTEVLSGLSEGELIVSNPNDDQIN; this is translated from the coding sequence ATGAAAGGTGCATTCAAAATAATTCAAGTGTTCGGTTTAATTACCCTGTTGTTTTCTTGTTCGGCAAAAAATGATGACCTGACCTTCGAAACAACTGAAGTGAAAAAGCGGGATGTGGTTACGTCCATAGTTGCCACCGGAATTGTGAAACCCAAGGTAGGAGCAGAAGTCAGGGTTGGCTCCAGGGTTTCGGGCATTGTAAAAAAGCTGTATGTAAAAAACGGTGATTTGGTTCAGAAGGGTAAGTTACTGGCTGTCCTCGATGATGCTGAATTATTAGCCCGGCTAAACCTGGAGGAGGCCAATCTTCAAATGGCAAAAACGAACCAGGAGTACGCCAAAAAGGAAATGGTACGGGTGAAAGGATTGGTCGATAAGGAATTCACTTCGGAACAATCATGGGATGATCTTGTGAAGAAATATGACGTCTCCTCCGCACAGGTTAAAAGTCAGCAGGCCATGGTGGATTATGCAAGAACCCAGCTGGGATTCACTAAAATATACGCGCCCATATCCGGCGTAATCAGTGCGGTTAACACGCAGGAGGGCGAAACTGTTGCTGCTGCTTTTGCAGCCCCGGTTTTTGTGAGCATTATAAACCCGGCACGCATAGAGATCAGGGCATATGTGGACGAAACAGATATTGGCAGGGTGGAAACGGGCCAACTGGCAACATTTACGGTGGATACTTATCCGGGTTATGATTTTAAGGGAAAGGTTTCAGCAATCTATCCAAAAGCCGAAATAAGAGACAATGTGGTGAATTACATTGCTATTATTGAAATTGATTCCGCTAAGGGAAAACAACTCAGGCCTGAAATGACGGCTTATGTGACCCTAATAACTGAAACAGTCAGAAACGCGCTTGCAATTCCCAATAACCTTATTTCACGACAAGGAGAAGAGGCAGCGGTGTATGTTCTGGAAGATAATCACCCGGTATTGCGAAAAATAAAAACCGGGACAAGGGGTAATCAGCTAACCGAAGTTCTCAGCGGATTGAGCGAAGGGGAGCTGATCGTCAGCAATCCAAATGATGATCAAATTAATTAA